The following are encoded together in the Mycolicibacterium arabiense genome:
- a CDS encoding pentapeptide repeat-containing protein: protein MVDTDDIWIDREYVGHDFRDQDLSRLRTERVVFTECNFSGVDMTESEHLGSAFRNCDFRRTALAHSTFRQCSLLGSVFTECRLRPITLQEVDLTLSVLGGCDLQKVDLSDCRLREASLVGANLREAVLRRADLSGARTQNARFGKADLRGARVDATFWTTVEMRGARVDVDQAVAYAVAHGLVLAD, encoded by the coding sequence GTGGTCGATACCGACGACATCTGGATCGACCGGGAGTACGTCGGGCACGACTTCCGCGACCAGGACCTCAGCCGGCTACGCACCGAGCGGGTGGTGTTCACCGAGTGCAACTTCAGCGGTGTCGACATGACCGAGTCCGAGCATCTGGGCTCGGCGTTCCGCAACTGCGACTTCCGTCGGACGGCGCTGGCGCACAGCACGTTTCGCCAGTGCAGCCTGCTGGGCTCGGTCTTCACCGAGTGCCGCCTGCGCCCGATCACGCTGCAGGAGGTCGACTTGACGCTCAGCGTGCTCGGCGGATGCGACCTGCAGAAGGTGGACCTGTCGGACTGCCGCCTCCGCGAGGCGAGTCTGGTGGGCGCGAACCTACGAGAGGCGGTGCTGCGTCGCGCCGACCTCTCCGGGGCACGCACCCAGAACGCGAGGTTCGGCAAGGCCGATCTGCGTGGCGCCCGCGTCGACGCGACGTTCTGGACCACCGTCGAGATGCGCGGCGCGCGGGTCGACGTCGACCAGGCGGTCGCCTACGCGGTGGCCCACGGCCTGGTGCTCGCCGACTGA
- a CDS encoding GTP-binding protein, giving the protein MGYGHSERTRSSGSESSRKRSSASTKIVVSGGFGAGKTTFVGAVSEIVPLRTEAIVTNASSGLDGLDATPDKNTTTVAMDFGRITLADDLILYLFGTPGQRRFWFMWDDLVRGAIGAIILVDVRRLQDSFAAVDFFEARKMPFLIAVNEFDGTRRYSAEAVRTALALPDHVPVVLVDARDRHSARASLIALTEYALMNVSSMTG; this is encoded by the coding sequence GTGGGCTACGGGCACTCTGAGCGCACGCGCTCATCCGGCTCGGAGTCTTCGCGCAAGCGCTCATCCGCCTCCACGAAGATCGTCGTCTCCGGTGGTTTCGGCGCAGGCAAGACCACATTCGTCGGCGCCGTCTCCGAGATCGTGCCGCTGCGCACCGAGGCCATCGTCACCAACGCCTCGTCGGGCCTCGACGGGCTCGACGCCACGCCGGACAAGAACACCACGACCGTCGCGATGGACTTCGGCCGCATCACGCTGGCCGACGACCTGATCCTGTACCTGTTCGGCACTCCCGGGCAGCGGCGCTTCTGGTTCATGTGGGACGACTTGGTGCGCGGAGCGATCGGCGCGATCATCCTGGTCGACGTGCGGCGCCTGCAGGACAGCTTCGCGGCCGTCGACTTCTTCGAGGCCCGCAAGATGCCGTTCCTCATCGCGGTCAACGAGTTCGACGGCACGCGACGGTATTCGGCGGAGGCGGTGCGCACAGCGCTCGCGTTGCCCGACCACGTTCCGGTGGTGCTCGTCGACGCGCGCGACCGGCACTCGGCGCGTGCCTCGCTGATCGCGCTCACCGAGTACGCGCTGATGAACGTCAGCTCGATGACCGGCTGA
- a CDS encoding DUF742 domain-containing protein: MDLPLEATIATVEPSPPARWPGSDVRARIVDLGGGDTSVAEVAARLDLPLGVARVLIGDLVAQGYLRVNATLSESATIEERRELIGRTLRGLRAL; encoded by the coding sequence ATGGATCTGCCGCTCGAGGCGACGATCGCGACGGTCGAACCGAGCCCACCGGCACGCTGGCCGGGCAGCGACGTCCGGGCCAGGATCGTCGATCTCGGCGGCGGCGACACGTCCGTCGCGGAGGTCGCTGCGCGGCTCGACTTGCCGCTCGGCGTTGCGCGCGTGCTGATCGGTGATCTCGTGGCGCAGGGGTATCTTCGGGTGAACGCCACGTTGTCGGAATCGGCGACGATCGAGGAACGGCGGGAACTCATAGGGAGGACGCTGCGTGGGCTACGGGCACTCTGA
- a CDS encoding roadblock/LC7 domain-containing protein, whose protein sequence is MTRSAQRDSLDWLVARFADEVAGVSHAILVSADGLLMAASAHMPVERADQLAAVASGLASLSSGAAQLFEGGYVLQSVVEMENGYLLLMRVGDGSHLATLATRSCDIGQIGYEMAILVERVGAVVQSGRRSAHRG, encoded by the coding sequence ATGACCCGTTCCGCCCAGCGCGACTCCCTTGACTGGCTGGTCGCCAGGTTCGCCGACGAGGTCGCCGGGGTGTCGCACGCCATCCTGGTGTCCGCCGACGGGCTGCTGATGGCGGCCAGCGCGCACATGCCGGTCGAACGGGCGGATCAACTGGCTGCGGTGGCGTCGGGTCTGGCGAGCCTGTCCAGCGGTGCGGCGCAACTGTTCGAGGGCGGTTACGTGCTGCAGTCGGTCGTCGAGATGGAGAACGGCTACCTACTGTTGATGCGCGTCGGCGACGGGTCGCACCTCGCCACCCTGGCGACCAGGTCGTGCGACATCGGACAGATCGGCTACGAGATGGCCATCCTGGTTGAGCGGGTGGGCGCCGTGGTGCAGTCCGGGCGCCGCTCCGCGCACCGGGGGTGA